A genomic window from Aquila chrysaetos chrysaetos chromosome 9, bAquChr1.4, whole genome shotgun sequence includes:
- the CDH5 gene encoding cadherin-5 yields MMNHLILLFSLFLAPAFADKESQKTNQNFSSNNASHKRLKRDWIWNQMHIKEEIDTPLPHHVGKITSSVRNNNAKYIIEGEYANTIFKVEETSGDVYAFERLDREKKAEYELTALIIDRRNNQSLEPPSKFIIKVYDINDNVPVFVQKVFNGSVPEMSPVGTSVTKVTAVDADDPTVTGHATVTYQVIKGDEYFTVDDSGVISTTRADLDRENQSRYEIIVKAKDAPGSSGDSSTATVIITLTDINDNFPVFKHPSFHFKVPENISVGGEVGRVKVEDVDEPQHRNTKYSFVRGDYRDTFEIVANPFTNEGIIRPKKPLDFEKVAEYRFDIEATDPTVDLRYFKSGGSRSISTVTIEVTDVDEPPVFTKLPYEFKVRENDPEIRTLGSVWAHDPDAAKRKIRFIRRRASPNGDYIRVSDTGIIQIPKPLDREFSSSYNITVAAQEILEDGHLSDRESHAQVHVIVTDENDNAPELVYPEEPRVCENAAPGKVIIRISATDKDEISPRGFFKYSLATEDSNFSLVENYDNTANITVKYGQFNRELAKIHYLPVIISDNGDPELSSTNTLVISVCKCNEKGNFTFCEERAKQVGVSIQALVAIFICIFTIIVITLLILLRKRHKKDLSGLGRNVAEIHEQLVTYDEEGGGEMDTTSYDVSVLNSVRKNGIKPEAVPSPYAQVQKPPGNITSGAGEMEMMIEVKKDEADNDRDLLPYDTLHIYGYEGAESIAESLSSLESGSSDSDIDYDFLNDWGPRFKMLAELYGSEPNEDFVY; encoded by the exons ATGATGAACCACCTTATTCTACTTTTCTCCTTGTTCTTGGCTCCAGCATTTGCTGACAaagaaagtcagaaaacaaaccagaactTTTCTTCAAACAATGCCAGTCATAAAAGACTGAAGAGAGACTGGATATGGAACCAAATGCATATCAAAGAAGAGATTGATACACCATTACCACACCACGTTGGCAAG ATCACTTCAAGTGTAAGGAACAACAATGCTAAGTATATTATTGAAGGTGAATATGCCAACACCATTTTTAAAGTGGAAGAAACCAGCGGTGACGTATATGCGTTTGAGAGGCtagacagagaaaagaaagcagaatatgaGCTGACAGCTCTCATTATTGACAGAAGAAACAACCAGTCTCTGGAACCCCCATCTAAATTCATTATCAAGGTTTATGATATCAATGACAATGTCCCCGTGTTTGTACAAAAAGTATTCAATGGATCTGTCCCAGAAATGTCGCCAGTAG GAACCTCGGTCACCAAAGTGACAGCTGTAGATGCTGATGACCCTACAGTTACAGGTCATGCCACGGTTACCTACCAAGTCATTAAAGGAGACGAATACTTCACAGTTGATGACTCTG gtGTGATTTCTACAACAAGGGCTGATTTAGACAGAGAGAATCAATCAAGATATGAAATTATTGTTAAAGCAAAAGATGCTCCAGGGTCTTCTGGGGATTCAAGCACAGCTACAGTCATTATTACTTTAACGGACATCAATGACAACTTCCCGGTATTCAAACACC catcaTTTCACTTTAAAGttcctgaaaacatttcagtaggAGGAGAAGTTGGCAGAGTCAAAGTAGAAGATGTTGATGAACCACAACACAGAAATACGAAATACAGTTTTGTCAGAGGAGATTACAGGGACACCTTTGAAATTGTAGCAAATCCATTCACAAATGAAGGAATCATTAGGCCAAAGAAG CCCCTGGACTTCGAAAAAGTAGCAGAATACAGGTTTGACATTGAAGCAACAGATCCCACAGTTGATCTTCGCTATTTTAAATCCGGTGGCTCTAGGAGCATTTCAACAGTCACCATTGAAGTCACTGATGTTGATGAGCCTCCTGTCTTCACTAAACTACCATATGAATTTAAAGTAAGGGAAAATGATCCAGAAATAAGAACACTTGGTTCAGTTTGGGCACACGACCCTGATGCAGCTAAACGGAAAATCAG atttattcgACGAAGAGCTAGTCCTAATGGAGACTATATTAGGGTATCCGATACTGGAATTATTCAAATTCCCAAGCCCCTGGACAGAGAATTCAGTTCCTCATACAACATCACTGTAGCAGCTCAGGAAATCCTTGAAGATG GCCATCTTTCTGACAGAGAATCACATGCCCAAGTTCATGTAATAGTTACTGATGAAAATGATAATGCTCCAGAACTTGTTTATCCCGAAGAACCCAGAGTGTGTGAAAATGCTGCACCAGGAAAG GTAATCATCAGGATTTCAGCTACTGACAAAGATGAAATATCACCTAGAGGTTTCTTCAAATACTCCCTGGCCACAGAAGATAGCAACTTCTCCTTGGTTGAGAACTATG ATAACACAGCTAATATCACTGTCAAATATGGACAGTTTAATCGTGAACTTGCCAAAATCCACTACCTGCCTGTCATCATCTCAGACAACGGTGATCCTGAGCTCAGCAGCACAAATACACTTGTCATCAGTGTCTGCAAGTGTAATGAAAAAGGCAACTTCACTTTTTGTGAGGAAAGAGCTAAACAAGTTGGAGTTAGTATACAAGCACTGGTGGCAATTTTCATCTGTATCTTCACAATCATTG taatCACATTGCTAATTCTTCTAAGAAAGAGACACAAGAAGGATTTGAGCGGTCTTGGGAGGAATGTGGCAGAGATTCATGAGCAGCTTGTCACTTACGATGAAGAAGGTGGTGGTGAAATGGATACCACCAGCTATGATGTATCTGTACTCAACTCTGTCCGCAAGAATGGTATAAAGCCGGAAGCAGTTCCCTCTCCATATGCACAAGTCCAAAAGCCTCCTGGAAATATAACTTCTGGTGCTGGAGAAATGGAAATGATGATTGAGGTTAAGAAGGATGAAGCCGACAATGACAGGGATTTACTGCCATATGACACACTTCACATTTATGGCTACGAAGGTGCTGAGTCCATTGCAGAATCTCTCAGTTCTTTGGAATCAGGCTCCTCAGACTCAGATATTGATTATGACTTTCTAAATGACTGGGGACCCAGGTTTAAAATGTTAGCTGAGCTGTATGGATCAGAACCAAATGAAGATTTTGTGTATTAA